A genomic region of Oxobacter pfennigii contains the following coding sequences:
- a CDS encoding endonuclease MutS2: protein MNQRTLRVLEFNKIIDMLSDRALSSMGSEIAKNLIPSSHMKEVKIMQEETDEAVSIILRKGSAPLEGLNDIRPALKRVSIGSVLDPGELLKISDHLRCARRIKGYMDDNKENYPIIKDYIEGLTSIKSLEDEISNCIISEEEVSDRASTTLYNIRRQIKEKNSAIRDKLSSIIRSSEYSKALQDAIITVRGDRFVVPVKSEHRGSFQGLVHDQSSSGSTLFIEPMAVVEMNNAIKELKAKERAEIERILSELTQKVEENLDNISVNNDILSQLDFIFAKAKLAIDLKCMPPSINDEGYINLKNSRHPLIDPDVVVPNNIIVGKEFSELIITGPNTGGKTVTLKTAGLLTLMAAAGLQIPASENSTVAVFDQVFADIGDEQSIEQSLSTFSSHMTNIVGIMAEATSNSLCLFDELGAGTDPTEGAALAMAILDELYERGAKVIATTHYSELKIYALQREGVENASVEFDVETLRPTYKLLIGIPGKSNAFEISKRLGLSDYIIQKARNLISKDSLEFEELITSLQKNSIIANKEREEAERLKAEIKKIREEYENRREKLEKARDAVISEARREARNIIKDAKDEADALIKEIRQAAQEAEADRNRQIEEARKKLKGRLDEADEKLSKSAVSDSRLKPLKDVKPGDTVFIETLNQNGTALTSPDIKGEVSVQVGIMKINVHISNLKRKEDTKQKAQSYTTAGALSGRTNVITSSIDLRGQTLDEALINVDKYLDDAYLSSLSEVTIIHGKGTGVLRQGIMDMLKHHSHIKSYRPGNYGEGGIGVTVVEIKR, encoded by the coding sequence ATGAATCAAAGGACTTTAAGGGTACTTGAATTTAATAAAATTATCGATATGCTCTCGGACAGGGCATTATCATCCATGGGCAGTGAAATTGCCAAAAACTTAATTCCCTCAAGTCATATGAAAGAGGTTAAAATAATGCAGGAGGAGACGGACGAGGCTGTAAGCATTATTTTAAGAAAGGGCAGCGCACCATTGGAGGGCTTGAATGATATAAGGCCTGCTCTAAAAAGGGTGAGCATCGGCTCGGTTTTAGACCCGGGGGAATTGCTTAAGATATCCGACCATTTAAGGTGTGCCCGGAGAATCAAGGGCTATATGGATGACAATAAGGAAAACTACCCTATTATTAAGGATTATATTGAGGGTCTGACATCCATAAAAAGCCTTGAGGATGAAATTTCTAACTGCATCATAAGCGAAGAAGAAGTGTCCGATAGGGCAAGCACGACTTTATACAATATAAGAAGGCAGATTAAAGAAAAGAACAGCGCCATAAGGGATAAATTAAGCAGTATAATAAGGTCTTCCGAATACTCAAAGGCATTGCAGGATGCAATAATTACGGTAAGGGGAGACAGATTTGTAGTGCCTGTAAAATCAGAACACAGGGGAAGCTTTCAAGGCCTTGTACACGACCAGTCTTCCAGCGGCTCCACCTTGTTTATAGAGCCTATGGCTGTAGTTGAAATGAACAACGCCATAAAGGAATTAAAAGCAAAGGAAAGGGCAGAGATTGAGAGGATTCTTTCCGAACTGACTCAAAAGGTAGAAGAAAACCTTGATAATATAAGTGTAAACAACGATATATTATCCCAATTAGACTTTATATTTGCCAAAGCCAAGCTTGCCATTGATTTAAAATGCATGCCTCCTTCAATAAACGATGAAGGCTATATAAATTTAAAAAATTCAAGGCATCCGCTGATTGACCCTGATGTGGTAGTGCCTAACAATATTATAGTTGGAAAAGAATTTAGCGAGCTGATTATTACCGGGCCTAACACCGGAGGTAAGACGGTAACATTAAAGACTGCAGGGCTCTTAACACTAATGGCTGCAGCAGGCTTGCAAATCCCTGCCAGTGAGAATTCAACGGTAGCTGTATTTGACCAGGTATTTGCAGATATTGGAGATGAACAGAGCATAGAGCAAAGCCTTTCAACCTTCTCTTCCCATATGACAAATATTGTTGGAATTATGGCGGAAGCAACCTCCAATTCATTATGCCTCTTTGACGAATTGGGAGCAGGTACGGACCCGACGGAAGGCGCCGCCCTTGCCATGGCTATATTGGATGAACTCTATGAAAGAGGGGCAAAGGTAATTGCAACAACTCACTACAGCGAGCTTAAGATATATGCGCTGCAAAGAGAAGGTGTAGAAAATGCATCGGTGGAATTTGATGTTGAAACCCTAAGGCCAACCTACAAGCTTCTAATAGGTATACCGGGAAAATCCAATGCCTTTGAAATATCAAAGAGGCTGGGGCTCTCAGACTATATAATTCAAAAGGCCAGAAATTTAATATCAAAGGATTCATTGGAATTTGAAGAGCTCATAACCAGCCTTCAGAAAAACAGCATAATAGCAAACAAGGAGAGGGAAGAAGCCGAAAGGCTGAAAGCCGAGATTAAAAAGATAAGGGAAGAATACGAAAACAGGAGAGAGAAACTGGAGAAGGCAAGAGATGCGGTAATAAGCGAGGCAAGAAGAGAAGCCCGCAATATTATAAAGGATGCAAAGGATGAAGCCGATGCTTTAATTAAGGAGATAAGACAGGCTGCCCAGGAGGCAGAGGCAGACAGGAACAGGCAAATTGAAGAAGCAAGGAAAAAGCTTAAGGGACGCTTAGATGAAGCAGATGAAAAGCTTTCAAAATCAGCCGTATCTGACAGCAGGCTGAAGCCCTTAAAGGATGTAAAGCCTGGAGATACTGTATTTATAGAAACTCTTAATCAAAACGGTACTGCTTTGACATCTCCGGATATCAAAGGTGAAGTGTCCGTTCAGGTAGGAATTATGAAAATTAATGTCCATATTTCCAACCTTAAGAGAAAGGAAGATACTAAACAAAAGGCTCAAAGCTACACGACTGCAGGAGCATTATCGGGCAGGACAAATGTCATTACATCTTCCATTGATTTAAGGGGCCAGACATTGGACGAAGCCCTGATAAACGTTGATAAATACCTGGATGATGCTTATCTTTCTTCTTTAAGTGAAGTGACCATAATTCACGGCAAAGGTACCGGAGTATTAAGGCAGGGTATAATGGACATGTTAAAACATCACAGCCATATAAAATCCTACAGGCCGGGCAACTACGGCGAAG